A single Cucumis melo cultivar AY chromosome 4, USDA_Cmelo_AY_1.0, whole genome shotgun sequence DNA region contains:
- the LOC103489989 gene encoding uncharacterized protein LOC103489989 — MKSLNDRVLKVMTQALFYSCLMKHHYYFFINNHFVNFCFPIGFRDELALGFAFTAQPHSKVSSSKSEWEHTAISRKMALTLPIDEDHHVSVDISDSALIIEDDNSQVISTNVRNTLAIDNDLGVSIDII; from the exons ATGAAATCCTTAAATGATCGGGTTCTCAAAGTTATGACACAAGCCCTGTTTTATAGTTGTCTAATGAAACaccattattattttttcataaataaccATTTTGTTAACTTTTGTTTCCCCATCGGATTCCGCGATGAGCTAGCTCTCGGTTTCGCCTTTACAGCACAGCCACACTCCAAAG TGAGTTCTTCAAAATCCGAATGGGAACACACTGCTATTTCGAGGAAAATGGCTCTGACACTTCCCATTGACGAGGATCACCATGTTTCTGTTGATATTAGTGACAGTGCTTTGATAATTGAGGACGACAATTCTCAAGTTATTTCCACTAATGTTAGGAATACTTTGGCTATTGACAACGATCTGGGCGTTTCTATTGATATTATTTGA